A region of the Acidobacteriota bacterium genome:
GGCGTAGTCACCGTCGGGCTTCAGGAACACGGAGCCACACGAAGGAAGTTCGGTGGGCTGGTTCTCCTTTCGCGAGCCCGCGAACCGCTCCAGTCGCGACGCGATCTCGTCGGGATCTCCGTCGGCTAGCTTCAGGCGGGCGCCCACGACGATTCCGTCGTTGTCACGGAACAGAGAACCGCGATAACGGAATCCGCACTCGTCATGGGGCACCTGGCGTCGCCGGCCGTTGCCGTCGACCCAGTCCACCTCGACGACGTGGTTGCCGATCTCGAACTCGTGCCAGCCGGCGTTCATCGTCACGGCACCCCCGAGGGTTCCGGGAATCCCGGCGGCAAACTCCAGTCCCGCGAGTCCCGCGGCCGCAGAGCGTTTTGCCAGCGCGGGGAACGATGCGCCGCCACCGGCGATCACGTCGTTGCCGTCGATCGAGATCGTGTCGAGGACCCGTCGTACGCGTATGACCAGTCCTCGAACCCCCCTATCTCTCACGACCAGGTTCGATCCGTTTCCGAGAACCTTCCATGGAACTGCCTCGTCGCGAGCCCAGGAGAGGAGGATTGCGAGGTCTTCGATCGTCGCGGGGGTGGCCAGGAGTTCGGCGGCCCCGCCCACTCGAAGGGTGGTCAGGGGGGCCAGGGGGCGGTCGATTTCCAGTTTGCCCCGATACTCCGTGTTGCGGAGCGTGGTCAGCCAATTGTCGGTTCGATCGGGCATTTGGGCAGCATGCCACACTGACGTCACGCTGTCAGCGACCGTCGATCCGCGGCCGTCCCCGAAATAGTGTGGCAAAACTAGAGACGTCACGGCATATATCTACCGTCACAAACA
Encoded here:
- the murB gene encoding UDP-N-acetylmuramate dehydrogenase, which codes for MPDRTDNWLTTLRNTEYRGKLEIDRPLAPLTTLRVGGAAELLATPATIEDLAILLSWARDEAVPWKVLGNGSNLVVRDRGVRGLVIRVRRVLDTISIDGNDVIAGGGASFPALAKRSAAAGLAGLEFAAGIPGTLGGAVTMNAGWHEFEIGNHVVEVDWVDGNGRRRQVPHDECGFRYRGSLFRDNDGIVVGARLKLADGDPDEIASRLERFAGSRKENQPTELPSCGSVFLKPDGDYAGRLIEEAGLKEYRIGDAEVSALHANFFVNRGAATAADVLRLVDHVETVVKEKFGVTLVREFELW